GGTGCTGGTCGGCTTCGGCGACGAATGCCTCGACCGGAGCGTCCGGCGCCGCCCGGAAGTAGGGGCGCGTCGGCCGCGCGAGCTGGATGTACTGCTTGAGCACCGGGCCGGCGTCCTCGGGTCCCGCCTCGGTGACTACCCACTCGACCGTCTTCCCTCGGCGGGTCAGCGTCACCCGGCCGGCCGCGCGAGCGTTGTGGACCCACGACACCGGACCGTAGGGCGCGACGAGCCAGCGCCGCCCGTCCTCCTCGACGAGCGTCA
This sequence is a window from Cryptosporangium aurantiacum. Protein-coding genes within it:
- a CDS encoding nitroreductase family deazaflavin-dependent oxidoreductase, which translates into the protein MASEKDRPVFRMTRGRRVGDGFMALLIRAGVVPHSYLLTTRGRKSGRLHTTPVTLVEEDGRRWLVAPYGPVSWVHNARAAGRVTLTRRGKTVEWVVTEAGPEDAGPVLKQYIQLARPTRPYFRAAPDAPVEAFVAEADQHPVFELTPPAS